The genomic stretch CCGTGCCGCCGTCCGCCCAGACCCGGACGTCGGCCGGCGGGCGGCCGTGCACCAGCGCGTTGGTGACCAGCTCGTCGATCGCGAGCAGCAGGTCGTCGGTCGCGTCGGGGGAGCGGTCCAGGCCGGCGAGCAGCGGGACCAGGGCGTGCCGGACCGCACCCGGGCGGGTCACCCCATCGGCGGACAGCAGCGGGGGTGCGGCCTGCAGCGGCTCGGTGGGCACGGGCAGCTGCGCCAACAGCTGCTCGGCGGCCTGGAACTCCGGGTTGGGGCGCCGGCCCCGAGCGGCGTGCACGTGCCGGTGGGTGCAGTGCGCCCAGCGGACCACCTGCGCGGGCAGCTCCCCGGTGTCCTGCAGGCACAGGAACCACACCGGGCAGCCGGCCAGCGCGTGCTCGACCACCGCCTCGTACCGCTGCCACTCCAGCCAGTCGCGGTCACCCGGCCCGCCGGCGATCTCGGCGATCACCCGCAGCCGCCGGCCGGGGGGCAGCTCGGCCCCGGCCACCAGCTTCCGGAACGCGGTCAGGGTCGCCGGGGTGCGCCGCCCGTAGACGTCCCGCTGGTCGAGGAAGGTGAGGCCGGGCGGCTGCCCGAGCGCGGCACGGAGGGCGTCGGCCACGGGTTCGCCGGTGACCACCACCACCGGGTCGCCGGCGGCCAGGCCCTCGCGGGCGAAGGGGAGAGCGACCTCGACCAGCCCGGCCGCAGAGTCGGCGAAGGCGACGTCGTGCAGCGGGCCACCCGAGGCGGGCGCTGCCAGACCGGCCGCGGACACGGTCACGCATCAGTCCCTTGTTCGTCCGGAACCGGCTCTCTGCTGAACCGGTCCCGCTCCGTGGAGGCTACGACAGGGGCAACCCGCCCGCAGCAGGTCGACCGGACGCGTCCCGGGGGAGCTGTCCGGTCTCGGCCAGTTCCTGGGCGAGGTCGAACAGCTTGGTGTTGGACTGCTGCGACAGGCCGCGCAGCAGCGCGAACGCGTCGGCCGCGGTCATCTTGTACCGCTCCATGAGGATGCCCTGGGCCTGGCCGATGACCGTCCGGCGTTCGACCGCCTCCTCCAGGTGGCCCGCCCGGCGGGCCGAGGCCAGCACCACCGAGGTCAGCGCGGCGAAGGACTCGGCGTCCTCCGCCGGCAGCGCGGCCAGGGCCGCCGCGTCGGTGCCGTAGACGTTCAGCGAACCCAGCGGGTGCGCCTGGCTGCCCAGCCGGACGCTGAGCACGCCGGCGTACCCCGCCTCGGCGACGACCCGCGGTGCCCACTCCGGCCACGGGGTCTCGCCGTCGACCAGGGAGGCGCGGACGAGCGGGCTGCCGGCGGCAGCGTCCAGGCACGGCCCCTGGGCCAGCTCGTACTGCCACGTGTCGGCCCGCACGGCGCGCTCGCTGGTGGAGGCCACCGTGGCCGGCGTGCTCCCGGGTGCGACCGAGGTCAGGCTGGCGTCGGTGCACCCGGGCAGCTGCGCGACGGCCGCACCCACCAGCACCTCGAGCGCGTCGGGGCCCCAGGTGCCCCGGCCGAGCGCCTCGATGAGCTGGTGGGCGAGCGAGGTCAGGGGGGTGTCGCCGGGGGGCGGCACGGACGGCTGTGCGCCGGACACGTCGATCTCCGAGAGGTCCTGGGCCGCGCAGGGGCTGTGGGGTCAACCGGCGACGGCGTTCCCGCGGGTGGTCGCACGAGGAGTCGACGACCGCCAGGGGCCCCGCCACTTTACTGGCGCACAACCGAGTGATGTGGAGGCGGTCGGGTCCGGTGCGCCGGGCCGTTCCCGTGCAGGGCGCCGGCCCGCGAGCCGGCCGCGTCGCGCGACCGTGAGCCAGCAGCTCGAGGGCGCGCCCGGCAGGGATCGAACCTGCGACCAAGTGCTTAGAAGGCACCTGCTCTATCCGCTGAGCTACGGGCGCTCGGGCCCGATCATGACATCGGGTCCGGGCGACCGGGTGGGAACGGTGCCCGGCCGGGACCCGGGGCGTCGCCGTAGCCGACGGCGGCCGGGCCCGCCGGCGGCCGTCCACAGCCGGGGTGCGGGTCCACATCCCGGCCGCAGCCCTGTCCCGCCCGCGGCGTCCCGGCGACGGTGGGTGCACGCCGGCGGACCGCCGGCCGCGCCGATCCGGCGCCCCACCTCGTCCGAGGAGCACCGTGAAGGAAACCGAGCTCACCGTCGTCGGCAACGTCGTCAACTCCCCGCAGCGCAGCCGGCTGGCCAGTGGCGCCAGCGTCACGAACTTCCGGCTGGCCTCCACCTCCCGCCGGTTCGACCGGGAGAGCCAGACCTGGACCGACCACCGCACCCTCTTCCTCGACGTCGAGTGCTGGGGCGACCTGGGCGGCAACGTCTCGCACACCCTCAGCAAGGGCGACCCGGTGATCGTGGTGGGGGAGCTCTTCACCCACCGGTGGGAGTCCGAGCAGGGCCCGCGCAGCCGCTCGCAGCTGCGCGCCGAGGCGGTCGGACCCGACCTCTCCCGCGGCGTGGCCGAGTTCCGCCGGACGCCCCGAGCGGCGGCGCCGGCCGGTGCGGTCGAGGAGCCGCCCGCCGACGCCTACGCCGACCGGTCCACCGATTACGCGCCCGAGGACTACGACGGGGGGCCGGTGACGTTGGACGATGAGACAGCCGACGAGCTCGGCGACGGCCGCCCGCTGGTCCCGTCGCTGACGTGAGCCTCCCGAACTGGGAGGATCGGCGCTGAGAACGCAGGTGGCGGGGCGGGCGACGGAGACCCCGGTGCCCGCCCTGCTCCCGATCGCGACCTGACGGAAGGCTCGACAGCCCAGTGGCCCAGTACATCTACTCCATGGTCCGTGCGCGCAAGGCGCACGGCGACAAGGTCATCCTCGACGACGTCACGCTGGCGTTCCTGCCCGGCGCGAAGATCGGTGTGGTCGGCCCCAACGGCGCCGGCAAGTCCACGGTCCTCAAGATCATGGCCGGCATGGAGAACGCC from Modestobacter roseus encodes the following:
- a CDS encoding single-stranded DNA-binding protein, which codes for MKETELTVVGNVVNSPQRSRLASGASVTNFRLASTSRRFDRESQTWTDHRTLFLDVECWGDLGGNVSHTLSKGDPVIVVGELFTHRWESEQGPRSRSQLRAEAVGPDLSRGVAEFRRTPRAAAPAGAVEEPPADAYADRSTDYAPEDYDGGPVTLDDETADELGDGRPLVPSLT
- a CDS encoding sensor histidine kinase, whose product is MTVSAAGLAAPASGGPLHDVAFADSAAGLVEVALPFAREGLAAGDPVVVVTGEPVADALRAALGQPPGLTFLDQRDVYGRRTPATLTAFRKLVAGAELPPGRRLRVIAEIAGGPGDRDWLEWQRYEAVVEHALAGCPVWFLCLQDTGELPAQVVRWAHCTHRHVHAARGRRPNPEFQAAEQLLAQLPVPTEPLQAAPPLLSADGVTRPGAVRHALVPLLAGLDRSPDATDDLLLAIDELVTNALVHGRPPADVRVWADGGTVVCTVSDGGTGPGDPFAGYGPAHGEDLSRGGMGLWLARQLCDHVDIWTDERGVTVRVTTELPAR
- a CDS encoding ANTAR domain-containing protein yields the protein MSGAQPSVPPPGDTPLTSLAHQLIEALGRGTWGPDALEVLVGAAVAQLPGCTDASLTSVAPGSTPATVASTSERAVRADTWQYELAQGPCLDAAAGSPLVRASLVDGETPWPEWAPRVVAEAGYAGVLSVRLGSQAHPLGSLNVYGTDAAALAALPAEDAESFAALTSVVLASARRAGHLEEAVERRTVIGQAQGILMERYKMTAADAFALLRGLSQQSNTKLFDLAQELAETGQLPRDASGRPAAGGLPLS